A window of the Elusimicrobiota bacterium genome harbors these coding sequences:
- a CDS encoding MjaI family restriction endonuclease — MKNIIKIKNDELKQELIGEIKDFPKYTTQIINLANQNAQGTRPRVVGQLSELIKECPERTYMGWKNWYLRKYPDAINDAVEKIKEMILNLQEAVKLIDEPLIKKWVDDLVLEKTFIGLRFQEAVLKKIAKIKKVDYRLAEPKEESQGIDGFVGNIPISIKPITYKTKNALSEEIKVKVIYYKKTKTGLEIDASEI, encoded by the coding sequence ATGAAAAATATTATCAAGATTAAAAATGATGAGTTAAAACAAGAACTTATTGGTGAAATAAAAGATTTTCCCAAATATACAACTCAAATAATAAATCTTGCCAATCAAAATGCTCAGGGAACGAGACCAAGAGTAGTAGGGCAACTATCGGAACTGATAAAAGAATGTCCTGAAAGAACATATATGGGCTGGAAAAATTGGTATCTCAGAAAATATCCCGATGCTATCAACGATGCTGTAGAAAAAATAAAAGAAATGATATTAAATTTACAGGAAGCCGTTAAATTGATTGATGAGCCATTGATAAAAAAATGGGTAGACGATTTAGTGCTTGAAAAAACTTTTATCGGGTTAAGATTTCAGGAAGCAGTTTTGAAGAAAATTGCAAAGATAAAGAAAGTAGATTATAGATTAGCAGAACCAAAAGAAGAATCACAAGGTATTGATGGTTTTGTGGGAAACATTCCAATATCTATAAAACCAATAACATATAAAACCAAAAATGCTTTAAGTGAAGAAATTAAAGTCAAAGTAATCTACTATAAAAAAACAAAAACAGGATTAGAAATAGACGCAAGCGAAATTTGA
- a CDS encoding EutN/CcmL family microcompartment protein, whose amino-acid sequence MFIARVVGNVWATRKHKSLENTKLLLVRRLDGISGKFIDEDIMLAVDKYIDAGIGNTVLVMDEGNSARQILNDKVAPVRTIICGIIDTVFSKGQTKKWH is encoded by the coding sequence ATGTTCATAGCAAGAGTTGTGGGAAATGTCTGGGCGACCAGAAAACATAAATCATTAGAAAACACAAAACTTCTTTTAGTGAGACGGCTTGACGGTATTTCAGGGAAATTTATTGACGAAGATATTATGCTTGCGGTTGACAAATACATTGACGCAGGGATTGGCAATACCGTTTTGGTGATGGACGAAGGCAACTCTGCCCGTCAGATATTAAACGACAAAGTTGCACCAGTAAGAACAATCATCTGCGGAATTATTGACACGGTATTTTCCAAAGGTCAGACCAAAAAATGGCATTGA
- a CDS encoding EutN/CcmL family microcompartment protein, translated as MFAGKIIGRVVATQKYGSLEGKKLLLVQPLTWDKKPKGEPLVAVDVVGAGASEFVFYVGAREAAVACGGTSLADTPPVDAAIVGIIDGINLVI; from the coding sequence ATGTTTGCAGGGAAAATTATAGGCAGGGTTGTTGCAACACAAAAATATGGATCATTAGAAGGGAAAAAACTGCTTCTTGTTCAGCCGCTGACATGGGATAAAAAGCCCAAAGGTGAACCTCTCGTTGCTGTAGATGTCGTCGGTGCAGGCGCTTCTGAATTTGTTTTTTATGTTGGTGCTCGTGAAGCTGCGGTTGCCTGTGGCGGGACATCTCTGGCTGATACACCTCCAGTAGATGCTGCGATTGTCGGTATAATTGACGGAATAAATCTGGTCATATAG
- the rpiB gene encoding ribose 5-phosphate isomerase B — MKIAIGSDHRGFRYKTELIKYLSKNYMIKDFGTFSENSCDYPDFAYSVAKAVVSKRFDRGILVCGSGNGICIAANKVKGTRAVVGYSPKAAEFSVRHNDANIICFSEDFSLIHIKKAVKKFLSARFEKGRHLRRVKKIKKIEEGK, encoded by the coding sequence ATGAAAATAGCAATCGGAAGTGACCATCGCGGATTCCGGTATAAAACAGAACTGATAAAATATTTATCAAAAAATTATATGATAAAAGATTTCGGGACTTTTTCTGAAAATAGTTGCGATTATCCGGATTTTGCATACAGCGTCGCAAAAGCGGTTGTATCAAAAAGATTTGACAGAGGGATTTTAGTATGTGGTTCAGGCAATGGTATATGTATTGCCGCAAATAAGGTTAAAGGCACGAGGGCTGTCGTTGGCTATTCACCCAAAGCGGCAGAATTTTCAGTCAGGCATAACGATGCAAACATTATCTGTTTTTCAGAAGATTTTTCGCTTATTCACATTAAAAAAGCAGTAAAAAAATTTCTTTCAGCAAGATTTGAAAAAGGTCGACATTTAAGAAGAGTTAAAAAAATAAAAAAAATTGAGGAGGGGAAATGA
- the rpiB gene encoding ribose 5-phosphate isomerase B — translation MNIVIGSDHSGFQLKEKLKKFLQGLGHTVFDFGCYSEEAVDWPDIALLVAESLAKMEYEKGILIDGTGGAMPIAANKVPGIRAVCAYNELTGKFASEHDDANILCLGARMIGDLEAQEIIKVWLETKFAGGRHYRRLDKVTEIEKKYLK, via the coding sequence ATGAATATTGTAATTGGTTCTGATCATTCAGGTTTCCAACTTAAAGAAAAACTAAAAAAATTTTTGCAAGGGTTAGGTCATACAGTTTTTGATTTTGGTTGCTATTCTGAAGAGGCGGTTGATTGGCCTGATATTGCACTGTTGGTTGCAGAATCGCTCGCTAAAATGGAGTACGAAAAAGGTATTTTGATAGATGGCACCGGCGGGGCAATGCCTATTGCAGCGAACAAAGTGCCGGGTATCCGAGCTGTATGTGCATATAACGAACTTACCGGAAAATTCGCGTCTGAACATGACGATGCAAATATTTTGTGTCTCGGGGCAAGAATGATAGGCGATTTAGAAGCACAGGAGATAATTAAAGTCTGGCTTGAAACAAAGTTTGCAGGTGGCAGACACTATCGTCGGCTGGATAAAGTTACTGAAATAGAAAAAAAATATTTAAAATAA
- a CDS encoding BMC domain-containing protein, with amino-acid sequence MIQPTIGFIETNSIAKGIEASDAMCKVSGIELVDAYPICPGKYLVLITGLLADVESSVEKGVEIAGETLIDKFIIPNVNTQVVPAILGTNEIANFEAVGIIETFTVASCIRAADAAAKAAKISLIEIRLAKGLGGKSFVTLCSDDVGAVHSAVNAGCEIIKDEGVIIQRVVIPKAHEELKRTLL; translated from the coding sequence ATGATTCAACCGACGATAGGCTTTATTGAAACAAATTCAATCGCCAAAGGGATAGAGGCATCTGATGCGATGTGCAAAGTTTCAGGGATTGAACTTGTAGATGCATATCCGATTTGTCCTGGAAAATATCTGGTTCTGATAACGGGACTTCTTGCTGATGTTGAATCATCAGTTGAAAAAGGCGTTGAGATTGCTGGTGAGACACTTATTGATAAATTCATAATTCCGAATGTCAATACTCAAGTTGTTCCTGCGATTTTAGGCACAAATGAAATAGCAAATTTTGAGGCAGTTGGGATTATTGAAACATTTACAGTTGCTTCCTGTATCCGTGCCGCTGATGCCGCTGCCAAAGCTGCAAAAATTTCACTTATAGAGATCCGTCTTGCAAAAGGTTTAGGTGGGAAATCGTTTGTAACGCTATGCTCCGACGATGTTGGCGCCGTCCACTCTGCGGTAAATGCTGGTTGCGAGATTATAAAAGATGAAGGCGTAATAATTCAGCGGGTCGTTATCCCAAAAGCCCATGAAGAGCTTAAAAGAACATTGTTATGA
- a CDS encoding SLBB domain-containing protein yields MNIVELVKNAGVVGAGGAGFPTHIKLSAKVETVIANGAECEPLLRVDQQMMDIYAERVVRGLQLAMESTGAKNGIIALKEKYQPAINALNKTISQFPNFPISLFYLNNFYPAGDEFVLVYEVTGKILPESGIPLNVGIVVDNVVTLMNIANAVDGQPVTDRPLTVCGAVKNPVTAFFPIGTSVAEVINFAGGTTTSDYTVLDGGPMMGTIISEDTAITKKTSGILILPSDSEVVYQKSNRHAIKQSKSACEQCQDCTEICPRYLLGHTLECHKIQRSTACGLTENITQAFMCSECGLCDWVCPGKLLPRKINQTIKQKLIKDGQKNPYKKMPSEVHPMREYRRVPLHRILGRLDLIQYDKPAPFTDRAIEISEIKIPLSQHTGAPAEPVVKVGDKVKKGQLIAEIPDGKLSANIHASIDGKIIGVSNFIKIER; encoded by the coding sequence ATGAATATAGTTGAACTTGTTAAAAATGCTGGCGTTGTCGGTGCGGGTGGGGCGGGTTTTCCAACGCATATAAAACTTTCTGCTAAAGTTGAGACCGTTATTGCAAATGGTGCGGAATGCGAACCGCTTTTAAGAGTAGACCAACAGATGATGGACATTTATGCAGAACGAGTTGTCCGTGGATTGCAGTTGGCAATGGAGTCAACTGGCGCAAAAAACGGCATTATCGCACTGAAAGAAAAATACCAACCAGCAATAAATGCGTTGAATAAAACAATTTCCCAGTTTCCCAATTTCCCAATTTCTCTTTTTTATTTAAATAATTTCTATCCCGCAGGTGATGAGTTTGTTCTTGTTTATGAGGTTACAGGAAAAATTCTACCGGAAAGCGGAATCCCACTGAATGTCGGCATAGTAGTAGATAATGTTGTTACTCTGATGAATATTGCAAATGCTGTTGACGGCCAACCAGTAACTGACAGGCCTTTGACCGTCTGCGGTGCAGTAAAAAATCCGGTTACTGCATTTTTTCCTATCGGAACATCAGTTGCGGAAGTAATTAATTTTGCAGGTGGGACAACTACGAGCGATTATACTGTTCTTGACGGCGGGCCTATGATGGGAACAATTATTTCTGAAGACACAGCAATTACAAAAAAAACATCAGGCATACTCATTCTCCCGTCGGATAGCGAGGTTGTTTACCAGAAATCCAACAGGCACGCTATAAAACAATCAAAAAGCGCTTGTGAACAATGTCAGGATTGCACCGAGATTTGTCCGAGGTATCTTTTAGGACATACACTAGAATGTCACAAAATTCAGCGTTCAACCGCTTGTGGCTTAACAGAAAATATCACACAAGCATTTATGTGCTCTGAGTGTGGGCTTTGCGATTGGGTTTGCCCAGGCAAACTCTTACCCAGAAAAATAAATCAGACAATAAAACAGAAACTTATAAAAGACGGGCAAAAGAATCCATATAAAAAAATGCCGTCTGAAGTCCATCCAATGCGTGAATATCGTAGAGTACCTCTACACAGAATCTTGGGTCGGCTTGATTTAATTCAATATGATAAGCCTGCACCTTTTACAGATAGAGCAATAGAAATTTCAGAAATAAAAATTCCACTCTCACAGCATACAGGAGCACCTGCAGAACCGGTTGTGAAAGTTGGTGATAAAGTAAAAAAAGGTCAGTTGATAGCAGAGATTCCCGACGGTAAATTATCGGCAAATATTCACGCTTCAATTGATGGCAAAATTATAGGAGTGAGCAATTTCATAAAAATTGAGAGGTAG
- a CDS encoding aldehyde dehydrogenase family protein, producing the protein MELNENDISKIVAEVIKRLSETEEKINITPTTDSVGPVFDNFEECLNAAETAQKILWDLGLVKREKIIQAIRESAIQNAEYLAKMIVEETKMGRWEDKVQKNILAAEKTPGVEDLQPTAFTGDRGLTLVENAPYGIIAAVTPSTNPVSTIINNAISIIAAGNSVIFAPHPAANKCSHQIIKILNDAIISAGGPLSLVSTVNPSSVEFTQALLKHPKVKLNLVTGGPAIVKIAMSVGKKTIAAGPGNPPCIVDETAIIEKAAQDMVSGASFDNGILCTAEKETLVVEKVFDQFLSSLRKDNRTYELSAKQMDELAKIVIKEPGGKYKEGVMNRDYVGRNASVIAKALGLNISDDIRLLWGTVEKNHPFVWTEQLMPVMPVVKMKDVDSAIEFGIEVEGDNHHTFIMHSLNVANLTKMARLCQGSIFVKNGPSYMGLGMGEGYAALSIATPTGDGLVKAKNFTRPLRCVLVDYFRIA; encoded by the coding sequence ATGGAACTAAACGAAAATGATATTTCTAAAATTGTTGCAGAAGTGATAAAACGGCTATCAGAAACCGAAGAAAAAATCAATATCACTCCGACAACGGATTCTGTCGGTCCTGTTTTTGATAATTTTGAGGAATGTTTGAACGCTGCAGAAACTGCCCAGAAGATTTTGTGGGATTTAGGGCTTGTAAAACGAGAAAAAATTATTCAAGCAATACGAGAATCTGCAATCCAAAATGCAGAATACCTCGCTAAAATGATTGTTGAAGAAACAAAAATGGGCAGGTGGGAAGATAAGGTTCAAAAAAATATTCTTGCTGCCGAGAAAACTCCCGGTGTTGAAGATTTACAACCAACTGCTTTTACCGGCGACCGCGGACTTACACTTGTAGAAAATGCGCCTTACGGGATAATCGCAGCAGTTACACCGTCTACAAATCCTGTATCAACTATTATAAATAACGCTATTTCAATTATCGCAGCTGGTAATTCTGTGATTTTTGCGCCACATCCAGCTGCGAACAAATGTTCGCACCAGATAATCAAAATTTTGAACGATGCAATTATTTCTGCCGGCGGGCCATTGTCGCTTGTTTCAACAGTAAATCCGTCATCGGTTGAGTTCACACAAGCATTATTAAAACATCCAAAAGTAAAACTGAACCTTGTTACAGGTGGACCTGCAATTGTAAAAATTGCGATGTCCGTTGGTAAAAAAACAATTGCTGCAGGTCCAGGTAATCCACCCTGTATAGTTGATGAAACTGCTATAATAGAAAAAGCCGCGCAAGATATGGTATCAGGTGCAAGTTTTGATAACGGGATTTTATGCACGGCCGAAAAAGAAACACTTGTTGTTGAAAAAGTCTTTGACCAGTTTTTATCATCCTTAAGAAAAGATAATCGCACCTATGAACTTTCTGCAAAACAGATGGATGAACTTGCAAAAATTGTTATCAAAGAGCCCGGCGGAAAATATAAAGAAGGTGTGATGAATCGTGATTATGTTGGAAGGAATGCATCAGTAATTGCTAAAGCGCTTGGATTGAATATTTCTGACGATATACGGCTGCTTTGGGGTACGGTAGAAAAAAACCATCCGTTTGTATGGACTGAACAACTTATGCCAGTTATGCCTGTTGTAAAAATGAAGGATGTTGACTCCGCGATAGAATTCGGAATTGAGGTTGAAGGCGATAATCATCACACATTTATTATGCATTCTCTGAATGTTGCTAATTTAACGAAAATGGCGCGTCTATGTCAGGGTTCTATCTTTGTGAAAAACGGCCCTTCGTATATGGGTTTAGGAATGGGTGAGGGTTATGCGGCGCTTTCAATCGCAACCCCAACAGGCGATGGATTAGTTAAAGCAAAAAATTTCACTCGCCCACTCCGCTGTGTTTTAGTTGATTATTTCAGAATAGCATGA
- a CDS encoding EutN/CcmL family microcompartment protein, whose amino-acid sequence MQFARVIGNVVCTRKDDKLVGTKLLMVQPVSLEGEPKGNQLVAVDAVGAGEGELVLIVQGSSARQTKRTEGNPVDTTIMAIIDYIEKDGKVVFKKSADTKGSR is encoded by the coding sequence ATGCAATTTGCCCGTGTTATAGGCAATGTTGTCTGCACACGAAAAGATGATAAACTTGTCGGCACCAAACTTTTAATGGTCCAGCCGGTTTCACTTGAAGGAGAACCCAAGGGAAACCAACTTGTTGCTGTGGATGCCGTCGGTGCTGGAGAAGGCGAGCTTGTTTTAATAGTTCAAGGTTCTTCCGCTCGTCAGACCAAACGCACCGAAGGCAATCCTGTTGATACAACGATAATGGCAATTATTGACTACATAGAGAAAGACGGCAAGGTTGTTTTTAAGAAAAGTGCAGACACAAAAGGCAGTAGATAA
- the eutM gene encoding ethanolamine utilization microcompartment protein EutM, with the protein MEALGMIETRGLIALIESADAAVKAANVKLVGWEKIGSGLVTVLFRGEVAACKSSCEAGAAAAQKVGELVAVHVIPQPHQDLEGTMPISLLESKKK; encoded by the coding sequence ATGGAAGCATTGGGAATGATTGAGACGCGCGGTTTAATCGCTCTGATTGAATCCGCGGATGCTGCTGTGAAAGCAGCGAATGTGAAATTGGTTGGCTGGGAAAAAATTGGAAGCGGACTCGTAACGGTTCTGTTTCGTGGAGAAGTCGCAGCCTGTAAATCATCTTGTGAAGCAGGTGCTGCAGCAGCACAAAAAGTCGGCGAACTGGTTGCCGTTCATGTGATTCCGCAGCCACATCAGGATTTGGAAGGCACAATGCCAATCTCTTTATTAGAAAGCAAGAAGAAATAA
- a CDS encoding response regulator: MNLKEIKTVVADDEPDILEFLSFALEKHGFVVFKASDGKELLEKIYQHKPDIVISDIDMPNLTGYDVLQTLRNDSFLRHLPLIFLTGTRKKVEDRIKGMEYGCDDYIYKPVDPYELVARVKGLLKRHAGYLDANPLTKLPGNQSIEYELNARMNAEKPFAALYLDIDNFKSYNDKYGFLNGDEIIKNVGFICVNACRNCENSEDIVGHIGGDDFVIFTECQTAEKIANYILNEFNKSVEKYYSPEDAKNRNIEVKNRVGNLEKFPLMSISIAIISTDKIKITHKAEFSIISAELKKHAKSLGGNRYVFERRVEEHE; the protein is encoded by the coding sequence ATGAACCTAAAAGAAATAAAAACTGTAGTAGCAGATGACGAACCGGATATTCTGGAATTTCTTAGTTTTGCTTTAGAGAAACATGGCTTTGTGGTTTTTAAAGCATCCGACGGCAAAGAACTTTTGGAAAAAATATACCAGCATAAACCAGATATCGTAATTTCAGATATTGATATGCCCAATCTCACAGGATATGATGTATTACAAACTTTAAGAAATGACTCTTTTTTAAGACATCTGCCGTTAATCTTTTTAACAGGAACAAGGAAAAAAGTAGAAGATAGAATAAAAGGTATGGAATACGGATGCGATGACTATATCTATAAGCCTGTGGATCCTTACGAATTAGTAGCAAGAGTGAAAGGGCTGCTTAAAAGACATGCAGGTTATTTAGATGCTAACCCGTTAACGAAATTACCAGGTAACCAGTCTATTGAATATGAACTCAACGCCAGAATGAATGCTGAAAAACCATTTGCCGCACTTTACTTGGATATTGATAATTTCAAATCTTATAACGATAAATACGGTTTCTTAAATGGCGATGAGATAATCAAAAATGTAGGATTTATCTGTGTAAATGCATGTAGAAATTGTGAAAACAGCGAAGATATTGTCGGACATATTGGTGGTGATGATTTTGTTATTTTTACAGAATGCCAGACAGCTGAAAAAATTGCGAATTATATCTTGAATGAATTTAATAAATCAGTAGAGAAGTATTATAGTCCTGAAGATGCGAAAAACAGAAATATAGAAGTAAAAAACCGAGTAGGGAATTTGGAAAAGTTTCCGCTTATGAGTATCAGTATTGCTATCATTTCTACAGACAAAATAAAAATTACACATAAAGCAGAGTTTTCTATAATATCTGCAGAACTTAAAAAACATGCCAAATCTTTAGGTGGTAATAGATATGTTTTTGAAAGAAGGGTTGAAGAACACGAATGA
- a CDS encoding phosphate propanoyltransferase, whose amino-acid sequence MREKRAQKPVIANVSNRHIHLCQEDLEKLFGTGYKLTKDRDLMQPGEFASKESVSIKGPKNEIKNVRVLGPVRKFTQIEISKTDTFILGVNAPLRVSGDIKNSAPITVISPNGLIELKEGCIVAKRHVHFTPKDAEFFQVKDGENISVKVESERGLVFDNVVARVRENMALEFHIDTDEANAAGIKNGDRVIIL is encoded by the coding sequence ATGAGAGAAAAAAGGGCGCAGAAACCTGTGATTGCAAATGTTTCTAACAGACATATACATCTCTGTCAGGAAGATTTGGAAAAACTTTTTGGAACTGGTTACAAACTTACGAAAGATAGAGACCTTATGCAGCCAGGCGAGTTCGCATCAAAAGAATCGGTTTCTATTAAAGGACCGAAAAACGAGATAAAAAATGTGCGTGTACTTGGTCCTGTAAGAAAATTTACACAGATAGAGATTTCTAAAACGGATACATTTATTCTCGGTGTAAATGCACCGCTGCGAGTATCAGGTGATATAAAAAATTCTGCACCGATAACAGTAATTAGTCCAAATGGGCTAATTGAACTGAAAGAAGGTTGTATCGTTGCCAAACGGCATGTTCATTTTACACCGAAGGATGCCGAGTTCTTTCAGGTAAAAGATGGCGAAAATATAAGCGTAAAAGTTGAAAGCGAACGAGGGCTTGTTTTTGATAATGTTGTCGCACGTGTTCGCGAAAACATGGCGTTAGAATTCCATATAGATACTGACGAAGCAAATGCCGCTGGTATAAAAAACGGTGATAGAGTAATAATTTTATGA
- a CDS encoding DNA methyltransferase, whose protein sequence is MQVVPQNYSFNVLIKRKKETYKNIENNTISLPNNTIPHLLLGDVFEQLRRIPDKSISVVVTSPPYWNLRDYEIENQIGREKSPQEYVGKMIRVGDEILRVLKDDGAYFLNIGDTYVDKNLQMIPSRIAIGMQNMGWLLRNQIIWYKPDHMPSPVRTRFTNTYEPVFFFTKNDWEKNVCFDIDSIRIPHKTQKEIQMPKGKKYNGKFRGNEKNIGASPGARMSISEGRYTLKRKHELSLSEICDYLRYWREKKEISVKEIDKILGYKHTAGHWFRKDVGGSLPTPNDWLKLKKILNFDDRYDKEMTETHLVLQVVQNHPKGKNPGDLWIINTAKTGYEHFSVFPEEIPKMAIKSCCPSDGIVLDPFAGSGTTGKVALELNRKSILIELQSKFVKIIKKRCGEIKII, encoded by the coding sequence ATGCAGGTAGTTCCACAAAATTATTCTTTTAATGTATTAATTAAAAGAAAAAAAGAAACCTATAAAAATATAGAGAATAATACTATCTCATTACCAAATAATACAATACCGCATTTGCTTTTGGGAGATGTTTTTGAACAATTAAGACGGATACCTGATAAAAGCATTTCAGTGGTTGTGACCTCGCCGCCATATTGGAATTTAAGGGATTATGAAATAGAAAATCAGATTGGCAGAGAAAAATCACCACAGGAATATGTTGGAAAAATGATAAGGGTTGGTGATGAAATTTTAAGAGTGTTAAAAGATGATGGGGCATATTTTTTGAATATAGGTGATACATATGTTGATAAAAATTTACAGATGATTCCATCCCGTATTGCAATCGGGATGCAAAATATGGGTTGGCTTTTAAGAAACCAAATTATATGGTATAAACCTGACCACATGCCATCACCGGTAAGAACAAGATTTACAAATACATATGAACCGGTTTTCTTTTTCACAAAAAACGATTGGGAAAAAAATGTCTGTTTTGATATAGATTCTATACGAATTCCGCATAAGACACAAAAAGAAATACAAATGCCAAAAGGCAAAAAGTATAATGGCAAATTCCGAGGTAATGAAAAAAATATTGGTGCATCTCCCGGCGCTAGAATGTCAATTTCAGAGGGCAGATATACACTTAAACGGAAACATGAATTATCATTGAGTGAGATATGCGATTATTTAAGATATTGGCGAGAAAAAAAAGAAATTAGTGTGAAAGAAATTGACAAAATTCTTGGGTATAAACATACAGCAGGACATTGGTTCAGAAAAGATGTTGGTGGTTCGCTTCCAACCCCTAATGATTGGTTAAAATTAAAAAAGATATTAAATTTTGACGACAGATATGATAAAGAAATGACAGAAACACATTTGGTCTTACAAGTTGTTCAAAATCATCCTAAAGGAAAAAACCCCGGGGATTTATGGATAATAAATACAGCAAAAACTGGTTACGAACATTTCTCAGTTTTTCCTGAAGAAATACCGAAAATGGCAATAAAATCATGTTGTCCTTCAGATGGAATTGTTTTAGACCCGTTTGCTGGCTCTGGTACAACAGGAAAAGTTGCTTTGGAATTAAATAGGAAATCAATTTTGATAGAATTACAATCAAAATTTGTAAAAATTATCAAAAAACGCTGTGGAGAAATAAAAATTATATGA
- the tpiA gene encoding triose-phosphate isomerase, protein MSERIPLVAGNWKMNKTVGEAVELVTQLKQKLSDVKNREMLVCPPFVAIVIVREIVKNSNIKLGAQNMYFEKSGAFTGEISPVMLKDVGCEYVIIGHSERRQYFGETDDSVNKKMKVAFENGLIPIVCIGETLQQREQNETFSVVERQVKTGLTGLTGEQANRLVIAYEPVWAIGTGKTATPQQAEEIHAFIRKLYCEMYGKDSGEAVRILYGGSIKPDNFAEIMKQPNIDGGLVGGASLKADDFIKLVRY, encoded by the coding sequence ATGAGCGAAAGAATTCCGCTTGTGGCTGGGAATTGGAAGATGAACAAAACTGTCGGCGAAGCGGTTGAATTAGTAACACAACTGAAACAGAAATTATCGGATGTCAAAAACCGGGAAATGCTTGTCTGCCCGCCGTTTGTAGCGATTGTTATCGTCAGAGAAATAGTGAAAAATTCAAATATAAAATTAGGTGCACAAAATATGTATTTTGAAAAATCAGGTGCGTTTACCGGCGAAATATCGCCTGTGATGCTTAAAGATGTCGGTTGTGAATATGTAATTATCGGGCATTCCGAAAGACGGCAGTATTTTGGCGAAACCGATGACAGCGTCAACAAAAAAATGAAGGTCGCATTTGAGAACGGATTGATACCTATTGTGTGTATCGGTGAAACACTTCAACAACGCGAACAAAACGAAACATTTTCAGTAGTAGAAAGACAGGTTAAGACAGGATTAACAGGATTAACCGGCGAACAAGCGAACCGGCTTGTGATTGCATATGAGCCGGTATGGGCTATAGGAACGGGAAAAACTGCAACACCTCAGCAGGCAGAAGAAATCCACGCATTCATCAGAAAACTCTATTGTGAAATGTATGGAAAAGATTCTGGCGAAGCTGTTAGAATTTTATACGGAGGCTCAATTAAACCTGATAATTTTGCTGAAATAATGAAACAGCCAAACATAGATGGTGGACTCGTCGGCGGAGCTTCGCTTAAAGCTGACGACTTTATCAAACTTGTGAGGTATTAA